In a single window of the Neoarius graeffei isolate fNeoGra1 chromosome 28, fNeoGra1.pri, whole genome shotgun sequence genome:
- the LOC132875424 gene encoding proteinase-activated receptor 3-like: MEMYNDTNNSLSLSGNVSVTEKTVFEMCSHMPEILLFYMGLQCINMFMGIPANLMVLWLIHRNRSDSSTSDIFIWHLAVLDTFFCLIPPLELANLLYLTASSTWYVLRFFYGVKDSSPLFLACICMDRYMAVCHPIIFTNLKDRNHRPVCAGVMWFITLVYAILKSVGTIPNFEKVFTVMILATFAFMLFCNVSILWALRQSGPARDDMHPVKKRAFKMVLIILAIIVFNYFPPVALFPFQQYFSPDVFKCYIHYIAFGFMDISSSIQPILYLSNKKLQCPAWCCNTKDTETGKTTESSTVYTTSG, encoded by the coding sequence ATGGAGATGTATAACGACACCAATAACTCGCTGTCCCTGAGCGGAAATGTCTCTGTAACTGAAAAGACTGTATTTGAGATGTGCAGCCACATGCCTGAGATCCTCCTGTTCTACATGGGCCTGCAGTGTATTAACATGTTCATGGGCATCCCGGCCAACCTCATGGTTCTGTGGCTGATCCACCGTAACCGGAGTGACTCGTCCACATCAGACATCTTCATCTGGCACCTGGCTGTGCTGGACACCTTCTTCTGCCTCATCCCACCATTGGAGCTGGCCAACTTGCTTTACCTGACCGCCAGCAGCACCTGGTACGTCCTGCGCTTCTTCTACGGTGTCAAGGACTCGTCGCCGCTCTTCCTGGCGTGTATCTGCATGGACCGCTACATGGCTGTGTGCCATCCCATCATCTTCACCAACCTGAAAGACCGGAACCATCGCCCTGTGTGCGCCGGTGTCATGTGGTTCATCACGCTAGTGTACGCCATACTGAAGTCCGTGGGCACCATCCCAAATTTTGAAAAAGTGTTCACGGTCATGATCCTGGCCACGTTTGCGTTCATGCTCTTCTGCAACGTCTCTATCCTGTGGGCGCTGAGGCAATCCGGTCCAGCCAGGGACGACATGCATCCAGTTAAGAAGAGAGCTTTTAAGATGGTTCTGATTATTTTAGCTATCATAGTCTTTAACTACTTCCCTCCTGTAGCTCTCTTCCCATTTCAGCAATATTTTTCTCCTGACGTGTTTAAATGTTATATCCATTACATCGCTTTCGGCTTCATGGACATCAGCAGCAGCATTCAGCCCATCCTGTACCTGTCCAATAAGAAACTGCAGTGTCCAGCGTGGTGCTGCAACACTAAAGACACAGAGACTGGAAAAACAACGGAGTCATCCACGGTGTACACTACTAGTGGATAG